In Heliangelus exortis chromosome Z, bHelExo1.hap1, whole genome shotgun sequence, a genomic segment contains:
- the LOC139789890 gene encoding uncharacterized protein yields MTSSAPHLCSRIPPLISRRHPENLWSRSTVSAMEVTLLVFLSLIISAEATREFISPPVVLPGDYSEEKEDSDYDADNDTDVEGSPANFAFSRGVKEESFEEEQTIESIFGPHYLTTLINSQDEEPPLDVSDRADLLQRNTAEEESQENSEVNVMLIISCVTLTCSIMFMVCCCASFIKYRLDNRDFSSCEHLNTQQKEAFPLYSDPVSRAPDYSQRDSWETTPPVPLPVIKSVADLSVSSSSGPSSVPSYEELKDTTAK; encoded by the exons ATGACGTCATCAGCGCCCCACCTCTGCAGCCGTATCCCACCTCTCATCAGCCGCCGCCACCCGGAGAAtctctggagcagaagcaccgTTTCTGCTATGGAAGTCACTTTGCTTGTCTTTTTATCCCTCATAATTTCCGCAGAGGCTACCAGGGAATTTATTTCACCTCCGG TTGTACTACCTGGAGACtattcagaagagaaagaagacagTGATTATGATGCCGACAATGACACTGATGTTGAAGGAAGTCCTG CAAATTTTGCCTTCTCCAGAGGAGTGAAAGAAGAGAGTTTTGAGGAAGAGCAGACCATAG aatcCATATTTGGACCACATTACCTTACCACTCTCATAAACAGCCAGGATGAAGAACCACCTTTGGATG TGTCAGACAGAGCTGATTTGCTTCAAAGGAACACAGCTGAAGAAGAGAGCCAAGAAAATTCTGAAGTAAACGTAATGCTTATTATATCATGTGTAACTCTCACCTGCTCCATAATGTTTATGGTATGCTGTTGTGCATCTTTCATCAAGTACAGACTGGACAATAG GGATTTTTCTTCATGTGAGCACCTGAATACACAACAGAAAGAAGCTTTTCCATTGTACTCTGATCCAGTTTCCAGAGCTCCAGACTACAGCCAAAGGGATAGCTGGGAAACTACACCTCCAGTACCTTTACCTGTCATAAAATCTGTAGCCGATTTATCAGTTTCTAGTTCATCGGGTCCCAGCAGTGTTCCTTCATATGAAGAGTTAAAGGACACCACAGCTAAATAG